The stretch of DNA CTAGCCTAAAAACCCCTAAAATTTGTAAATTAAAGCAAAAAAAGCCCATTTAAAGGAAAAATCACTATGGACATGAGCAAAATGTTGAGAGACCTTCAGAAAATGCAGAGCAAGATGATGAAGGCCCAGAGCGATCTCAAGGCACAGAGTTTCGACGCCGAAGCCGGTGGTGGCATGGTGAAAGTGGCCATGAACGGCAAGGGTGTGGTCACCATGATCAAGATCAATCCCGACTGCGTCGACAAGGATGACGTGGAAGCACTGGAAGACCTCCTGATGGCAGCCATTAACTCCGCCGTCAAAAAGAAAGATGAAGCCACCCAGTCCAGCATTTCCGACATCACCGGCGGCATGAAAATTCCCGGTTTGATGTAGGTCACACCTTTGTTAGTAAAGGGCGCCCATAAGGGCGCTTTTTTCGTTTTATGGCCTGGCAAAAACGCGTGTTTTTCGCCAAAAACGGCAATTTCATTTTATCCCCCAAAACATGCACTTCATCCATTTTATTATAAAAAAGCCCTTTAGAACAGGGGGCATTTTTTTTAAATTTGGCCCGTAAAATTAGATAGGAGATATAATGTCCAGGCAACTTGCTATTTCGGCAACTCTCGCCGCAACATTCGCCCTTGGCATGGCAGCTCAGACCTTCGCCGGTCAGACCTATACCCGCGAAGAAGCCATCAACGTTGCACTTGAAAATTCCTCCGACGTCAAGTCCGCCGAGGAAAGTTTGAAAAAGACCAACGCTCAGGTAGACGAAGGCTATGGTAACGCCTATCCTTCCATCGACTTGAGTGCTACCGTCACCCGTATTTTCGGCCTCGACGACGTAAAAAAATCC from Fibrobacter sp. encodes:
- a CDS encoding YbaB/EbfC family nucleoid-associated protein codes for the protein MDMSKMLRDLQKMQSKMMKAQSDLKAQSFDAEAGGGMVKVAMNGKGVVTMIKINPDCVDKDDVEALEDLLMAAINSAVKKKDEATQSSISDITGGMKIPGLM